The Streptococcus sp. DTU_2020_1001019_1_SI_AUS_MUR_006 sequence GTATATAAGAAAGAATTATCAAAGATATAGGTATTATATAGATTATTTTTTTTAAAAAAGTTCTTTTATATTTTAAATAATCACTAAGGATATAATTTATCATTTTTAATTCCCCTTCTTTACTACTTCCAAAAATAAATTTTCTAAACTTTCTTGAGAGTTTTTTATATCTTGGTATTTTAATTCACCTTCACATATTATTCCGATATAATCTGCAACTTGCTCAACTTCGGAAATATTATGGCTGGATAGAATTACTGTAATGCCTTGTTTTGGAAAACCAAGAATCATCTCCCTTAATTCTTGAATTCCCAATGGATCTAAGCCGTTGGTTGGCTCATCTAAAATTAATAATTTAGGATTATTTAACAGTGCTATTGCAATTCCTAATCGTTGTTTCATTCCCAAAGAAAATTTTCCACTTCTTTTTTTACCTGTATTTGATAGACCAACGATTTTTAGAACTTCATCAATTCTTGATTCGGGTAATCCAAGTAACATTGTTCTTACTTTTAAATTTTCTCTTGCACTTAAGTTCTCATACAACGGAGGTAACTCTATCAAGGCACCAATTTGTTCGAGATCCTTTCTACTCCATATATGATTATCAAATATAATATCTCCGGACGATTTATGGAGCATTCCTGTTATCATCTTTAGTGTAGTTGATTTCCCAGCACCATTTGGACCAAGTAATCCGTAGATACTATTCTCTTTCACTTGTAATGAAATATTATTCACTACAAGTTGATTCCCAAATTTCTTTGACAAATTCCGTGTCTCTAAAATATTTTTTTCCATTTTGATCCTCCTTAAATTTACACTTCAATAATAAAATATAAATTTAAAGATTTTATAAAGAAAATACATAACTTTTATTGATCTAAAAAATAAACTATAAATACGCAATTTAATGAAGATTAAAAATAAAAATTTGAAATTTTTAGTATTCTATCTAGAACCTTAATCTATTAAAACAACGAATCCTCTGAAAATGAAAATTCTACTGAATGAAACTTCAGTAGAATTTTTTAAATTTATGTGACTATTAGTCCGTCTCGCTCCGTGAGGTGCGAGACAAATAAACCACCCGCTATGCGGGTGCGCGTCGAAGGTTATACCAAAAAAACTCCAAACGCGATACAATAAAGGTGTTCAAGCCAATTGTAAAGCGAAAGGAGAAAACCATGGTACAAAAGTCTCATAGTTTATCACACACAAAGTGGCACTGTAAGTATCACATTGTGTTCACCCCTAAGTATAGACGAAAAGTCATCTATAATCAATATCGGAGTAGTTTAGGTAAAATATTTCATCGTTTGTGTAGCTATAAAGGAGTTGAAATTATCGAAGGACACTTGATGCCAGATCATGTACATATGTTAGTAAGTATTCCACCAAGGATAAGTGTTTCTAGTTTCATGGGTTATTTAAAGGGTAAAAGTGCACTCATGATGTTTGACAAACACGCCAATTTGAAATATAAGTTTGGGAATCGGCATTTCTGGGCAGAAGGTTATTATGTGAGTACAGTAGGGCTTAATGAAGCCACGATAAGGAAATACATACAAGGTCAGGAAAAGCATGATATAGCACTAGATAAATTAAGTGTAAAAGAATATGAGGATCCCTTTAGGGATAGTGGCAAGTAATACTCACGCCTCTTTAAGAGGCAAGTGACGAGTCAAGAGCAATGCGGCTTGAACAACGTGAAAGCCAGCGTCTTTAGGCGCTGGCTGGTAATTTGGGCTTATAGCCCTGGTGCAAACCACCCGTTAGACGGGTGGTTATGATTTGAGGTTATTTTAAAAATTTTTAAACATCAATCTCGATATATCTTTTTTGAACATCAATATATTATATTTTACAGTTCCTCTGCAATTTTGTTGATCTTTCTCAGGCGATGATTGACACCACTTTTGGTTAAGGGATTTGTCAGACTATCTGCCAACTTTTGAATAGAATAGTCTGGATGCTGGATACGCAGACGGGCAACTTCCTGCAAGTCTGCTGGCAGATTATCCAAGCCAATTCTATCTTTGATTTTACTGATATTATTAATGGTTTTCATGCTTGCAGAAACCGTACGAGCAATATTTGCCGTCTCTGCATTATTGGCACGATTGAGGTCATTTCGAGTTTCTCGGAGAATCTTGACACCTTCAAAAGTATCACGTGCCTCCATAGCTCCTACTAAAATCAGGAAATCCATAATATCTTCTG is a genomic window containing:
- a CDS encoding lantibiotic protection ABC transporter ATP-binding protein: MEKNILETRNLSKKFGNQLVVNNISLQVKENSIYGLLGPNGAGKSTTLKMITGMLHKSSGDIIFDNHIWSRKDLEQIGALIELPPLYENLSARENLKVRTMLLGLPESRIDEVLKIVGLSNTGKKRSGKFSLGMKQRLGIAIALLNNPKLLILDEPTNGLDPLGIQELREMILGFPKQGITVILSSHNISEVEQVADYIGIICEGELKYQDIKNSQESLENLFLEVVKKGN
- the tnpA gene encoding IS200/IS605 family transposase; amino-acid sequence: MVQKSHSLSHTKWHCKYHIVFTPKYRRKVIYNQYRSSLGKIFHRLCSYKGVEIIEGHLMPDHVHMLVSIPPRISVSSFMGYLKGKSALMMFDKHANLKYKFGNRHFWAEGYYVSTVGLNEATIRKYIQGQEKHDIALDKLSVKEYEDPFRDSGK